CCCCCTACCATCACCAACAACAACCACCCaccaccccaccacccccagtTTCTTGGCCTTTTTGCGTCTATTCTTGACAAGCACTGATCCCTTTTATCCCGCTGGACCTCAGGGAATTTCACATCTGAAAGAGTCCCAAGTGTGAGGAAGACTGCTGTAAAGATCAAGATGACTCATTGTGTCTACTTTTTGTCATTGCGTCGACAAAAGTAATCTTATCCAGTCATTCTTCTTCGTTTACAACAGTCACCAACACAAGCAGTATTAAGAAAAATGGATTTTAGACATTTTCGACCAACAGTTCATCCTCCGTAACAAGCGGTGGCGCTACTGACTTAGCAGGGCCAACATGTGCGGAGGAGAAGATAAAGAAACCACCGAAGAAGAGAACAGCACAAACGTCGTTTAaattgttatcaggttacatttCTGAGCTATTTTTGGTTTATATTACTTTATTATAGATATAAACTGACGCTTTCATCACGCGACCATTGCGTTTGCCTCCCCGATTAAACAGCGCTTCATTTTAGCGCAAATTAGTTGCCAATGCTTTACATTCGTGCATGTGTCGCTTGCTGCTACAAGCTAACATGTTAGCAACAGCGCTCACGTGAATGCTGTGCCGTTATTGACAAACTTTTCTCCCATTATACCTCCtgctcttgtgtttttttgtgcataACAAGTCTCCGCGTGTGGCTTTTTTAAAGCACCATGTCCAAAAGAAAAGTCACTTTTGCGGATGGTGACGGTGTGGGGTTGGACGACGGTGTGGGGTTGGACGACGAGGTCCCAAACAAAAAGGTGCGTCTGACAACTTTCTCTACACTGAAACATGATATTTCTGAATGGATGCTCATTGCATATGTTcctgtttgtttgatttcagaTATTTCACTTTATAACATGTTCACCTACTGGAGTAAATTTGTCTTTAAAGGCACACATGGAAAATGGACGTTTGTAGACAAAtagtgttttgtgtttctggagtgcctgcccacccaacctatttttaaaaacatgtccaaGAGCAAGTTTTTGTTGTACTTGGGCACCACTGTTGCCAAACAATGATGCTAATTAGAATAACCACGCCCACATCAAGGTCCTCAGCCTCTTTAAGTGTGTTGGCTACTTATGACTAACTCTGATGTGAAGAACAAGAGAATTCCTAATACACTTCCTTTATTGCATTGAGAAGTTCTTGAAGACGAAATAAGCATTTAAATGTTAACTTTTTGTGTGTCCTGAAGCCGACACTTGAGGTGTCGAGCGGCCCGGGCTCCAGGTTCAAGGGCAAGCACTCCCTTGACAGTGACGAGGAGGACGATGGGGAGGACACCCAGAGcaacaaatatgacattttggcCAGTGACGACGTGGATGGTGAGTCTCTTGTGTTGTCCACAAGCTGCAGGATTGTCTTTGGTTTGCTTCCATTGCATCAGTTGTGTACGTGATTGTGGTTTATCAGGCCAAGAGAACGCTACCATTGATTACGACGAGGGCGTTTCCATCACCCCCTTCAACCTGGAGGAGGAGATGCAGGAGGGACACTTTGACTCAGAGGGGAACTATTTTGTCAAAAAGGAGGAGCTGATCCGAGACAATTGGCTTGACAACATCGACTGGGTAACTGTTCCCAGGATCATTTAATAGAGACCGACCGTGAGTTAAACCCAGCATCAAGACCAGTAATCCCAATGGCATCAAAGTaatagttttattgttttttttctcccccagtgAAAATGGTAGGATATGTTCCGAAAATTAATTCACGAATATAAAAATTTGCAAATGCAAAAATTATGTGGGTTCCAATAAAATTTTTCATGTTGGCCCCAAATAACTCTGAGCGAGTCCTGCTGGGCCTCACATGGTACAcgttaaaaaaatagaacaattTAAGTGACTCATAATTGTGCTTATTTTCCAGGTGAGGATTAAAGAGCAACCgttcaaacaaaagaagaaaggacTCGGAGCCAAACGCAAGCGTAGAGCAGGTGATGAAGATGAggcagaggaggagaagaagcggGAGGAGCAGCAGGAAAACAAGGAAGGTggcgaggacgaggaggaggatgaggccgAGGAACCCGAGCCCGCCGAGGACCCCTTGGCCTCCCTCACGCAGAAGCAGCTCACCGAAGCCCTGGTGGAACTCTTGTTGCCGGGGGAGACAGTCTCGGCGGCGCTGCGGCGGCTCGCAGGCCTCGGCGGCCAGAAGAGGGGCAAATTGCGGGACACTGGCGCCAACGCGGCCGAGAACAAGCGGGACACGGAGAAGCTGGACCGCCTCACGTCTCTCGCCGACAGGCTGGTGGCGTCTGGTATGTACAGCATCTACCAGCAGACCCAGGAGAAGCTGGCCTACACCCTCAAGAGCATGAGCAGTAAGCGACCCGCGTCGACGTCAAAGGAGGAGGACGAAGATGAACTGGACATGTTCGGGGAGAAGTTTGACGAGAAGCACACCGCCAGGGCTGAAGAGGAAGAGGATAAGAGAGGTTTGCTGCTTGCTCACTTTCTCCTTCTCGTGTCCAGCTGTCATGAAATCTTGACATTGTTTCTTTGGCAGTGAGCGAGGAAGTCATGTGGGAGTACAAGTGGGACAATGAAGACAAGTCGGAGGTCTATGGACCCTTTACCAGTCAGCAGATGCAGGTAGACCACTTGGACCAATCGCTTAGGccgtcatacaatacaatacaatacatgctgatttatttagcgctttcacaacagcggcagctgtaacaaagcgcttaacaaaacggttaacataaagtaaaataacaaacacaacacataacataaaatacggacagtcgtgcagtcatcaccatcaccatccatccagccgcaccaacgccgactgtccaacagcgccaacatctccactgaacaaaacggggtagtGAAAAATTCTGCCCATTACAGtcgcaaaaaaaacacaagcgccccaggtctgtccagcaccgacagtcaatggcgccgacattcctcccaatcaaaatctgtgctggtacaggcgtgctgccgagaaggcgcaaccaccaagcacggatacttctcctttgacaaatgtcgtggccaaaaaaacgctgaaaacagccCAAATCAGGtgcacacgatgaaacaacaaacaacatgtgacaaaacaaaaagacaaaaaaacccaaaaaagaacaaaaaaagcaaggctcttgaagagcacttgccgaaggctgcctactctggcgccatcttggggaaaaaatgtggaaTAAAAGCCCATAAACAATCTCTCGAATGAACCTGGAGATTGCACATTTTTGATTAGTTTTAGGGATGTGTTTATTGCAGCAACCTTTGGTCTTTCGCTCCACTGTCACGATCAGTTTTAGAGATGCCACATTTGCTCTGCCGCTTGTCCCCACACGCCACGAATGATCTGGTTTTGTGGTCAGGACTGGGTGGACGAAGGCTACTTCAGCAGCGGCGTGTACTGCAGGCGCTTGGACCAGGAAGGCTCGCAATTCTACAACTCCAAGAGACTTGACTTCGAGCTCTACACGTGATCGCCTCATTCCGTGCAGTGCTCCATCGTCTTTGCTTGTGTCTACATTGTTTTAATTTGCCCAAGTATTGTATCGATGTTTATTACTTGGACATAAAAATAAACGAGAGTGCTCGTAAATGGGATGAACACACAAAGCTGCTCTGTGGTCTTTTTCGTATAATACAGCGACGTTATTTTTCTGAATTTTCCGTGTGTCTGCGTTATTGGAGCAATAGATTATTACTGTGCAAATGTGTCTActgtaaatgaaataaaatatacttGCGTTACAATTTGTTATTTTCGTTGTATCCGAGAAATACAGCTCGGAATACTCATTTTCAATGATGTCACATCGCTCCCTTGATTGGTCACCACCCCGAAGTAATGTTTCAAGGCCTTCTCCTATTGGCCATTTGTAAAAGCCGCCCTCGATGGCCGTCCTACAAGCTTGACTGTGATTGGCCAAAACGGTCTGTttgggtttggaaaaaaaaccccgcaccaGTCTGCAGGAGCTGTCGGCCGCTGTCCGGCGTATCTCGTTTACGTTGAGGACGTAAACGTTGTCCGCCGtggtccaatttgacatttctggtaagattttgtttctttttaaaattatgtcttCTAATCACCGTGCGCGAACCAAAGAAGGGGCGACGCTTCCTTGCATGGGGTAAACAGATGCACCCCGATCCATCCCGGATACGGCTATATTCTGGCGCAAAGACTGCGACAATGTAATCCAGCGGAGGAGGAGATTTACTGccaaaaaacagcaacactCTACTCGTATTGAAGCGTCTCTAAAAACGCCCGTCCGCGCGAGACGCAGGACGAAGACCCGCGAGTACGCCAGGCTCGCTCGCGTCAAAGTTACTCCCTGACACGGGTCCATTCCAGCAAATAGACGACACTCTCTTCCCTCCGCTGCGTGACAGATCTTCCTTTTTCAAAATGCTACATTCAAACAAAATGCCTTGCAGTCCAATTTGTTTCCCAACAATGTGTTAATACCGCCGTGATTGTCTTACGTGTGACAAAACCTCCGCGTTTCATGTTTTTCCATTCCCATTTGGTTGGTCCAGTCAGTGAGTGTCCTAGAAATAAGTGACGTCACGCTGAAACGAtaactagaaaatgtttgtttttttaaatccgtaGAAATTTCGAATGGGCCTGTTAACTGTTGTAAGTCCCAAACCCCAATTTGGGAAGGATTTATTGCAAAATGGTCCTACCTTAGAACAATTAACTTTGGCttcaaaacaagacatttttacCATCATGATCCAATACCGTGACTACTCGCttcaaacaggacataaaaataACCATCCAAGAACCAGcacttgaataataataatcctaaaTAGCATTTACCAGTATTAATCACATCAATATGAATCGAAATGTATCAAGTAAACTGAAGTACAAGTTTGGGCAACTGAATTCCATTGCTTCACGACAGGCTTTGATCAGAAAGTCATAAGGCATCCATCCAAATGGTAGGAGTTTTCCTCCTGTAAACAGAATGTCAAATACTCCTGATTTGACATGGCAGAGCGACTGAAAAAATAGGCTAAAGTCTCCAAAGTTTTCAAAAAACACATGAAACACATGAAACACAGTGAGACATTTGCTCGTGCTGTGTAAAAAATTAAAGCGAAGCTTGTTAAAAATCAAGAAGTGGCCCTGCAGTGATGGTGacgtgttattgttgttgttgtttgtagaggatcaagagagagagagactggccATGTTGACACTCCCCTCCAACTCGCTCGCCCACCTTGTTTTCCCCATGGATGGTGATGCAATTTCCCCCAACCCCTTTTGTAGTGCATCCCCCCACAATGAGccttcaccaccaccaccacctcctcctctcctcccccTTCCTTCCATCACTCCCAGGTATAGTCACCACTCACACCTAcccacccccattttttttctacatggtcaaattaatttagATACACCGGTACCTTGACTTAGAAGTGCCTCCGTTTATGAGTTTCTAAAGATATGAGCCGTTATGGAAGGAAGTGAACTTGTAGCACCATGGAGTACATAGAAGTTTTATAAATGGAAATTAGGCTTTTAGAGTTACTTTACATGTTTGAATCggaacactttttatttttcccgtgCACTTTTTCTTTGCTTTCCGCCTGCAACACGCCATCATTTCAAGTATGCCACGTTTTCTTTACCTCCGAATCCCTCTGGGCAGAGCGAGCGATGGAACGTCAGACCGCAGGAGGAGCGGCCGCATacaagcaatcaaaactcaagaCCCTCGGGTGGAAGAGATTGTGGAGACGCCGTCCACGTGCAATCCGTCCTCGTTCAAAAGACACGCGAACGATCTGGTGCCAGATTATACActttatgtgtctgtgtgcgtgtgtgcattatTTGATGATATCATTTATTAATctcgttgtttgttttttaggtgcAACTGTCTCAGTCCAAGCAGCCAAGAGTTGAAAGCACATTTGAAGaagagaagcagcagcaggtcagtctgagctgttttttttccctcttgacCTAAAAAAATTACTAAAAAGTCTCAAGCCGCTTTTAATTGCCgcaaaaatgtattgtattgtattgcatcgtaaaatcaatgaaaaaatatttgtgcatGTCATTTTATAAACATTTGTCTGCAATGAAGGTTTGCATTTTTTCTAAAATAGTTATTTTCATCCTTGAAAAAAGGACTGGTCGTCTTCTCGCCGCTGCATCTTCAATTAACTGTGTTTATATCGTAGGATGGCTGTGATTTTAACGCCGCAGCGGAGTTCCAAAATACGTAAGTGCGATCAGCCGGTGGCCATCTTCTCCGctcgtgtcccccccccctcctccctgcgTCTCACGTCTCGCCTTTTCTGTCCTTTTATTCAAGGGAAAAGGACTTTGCAGAGGACCAAGACGAGGGTCTGCTGGAGAGTTTGGATCGGACGACAGCATGCCAGTCGCTGAGCCGTGCCGCGGATGTAAGCAACTCCGCCCCCGCTGGGTGGCTGATGGGCCCCCTGTTCCAGTCCTTGAAGTCCAAGATGGCCAGCTTCACGGAAATAGTGATGAGCCCCGTGAAGCTCTTTCAGgataaaaaacatttgactccTGAAATTCAACCGGACAACACCGGCGAGTCTTCGGAAGCTCACCGCGAGCCATCGGAAACTGGCACACGGGAAGCAAAGGAGAGCTCGTTCACGTTGGTGCTGCAACCTGGAAGTGACTCTTGCCATTCTCGGAGACTGTTTAGCACGTCGCCTGACGAAATACGAGTGCCTTTTCCAGCAAACCAGGAGAGCAAACCGCTCGTACAGGAACCCACCGTAAAGACAGCCGACACAATTGAGAAGGCCAAAGTGTCAACGCTGCCGAAAACCCGCCCAAGAAACCTCAATGCGGAAAAAAGTCCGCCTTTGTATTCCTGCCACGTCCAGCTGGAGCATCTTCACTACGTCGCTCACGATGTCAGCCGTCATGAAACGAACCACGTGGACGGCACTCGCCATGAAACGAACTCGGGTTTCGTGCGCTCCAAAAGGACTCTCGGCACTAAAGCCCGAACGGAGAGGAAAAGACTGAAGTCGGAAATTAAAAACGGACCCGAAGCCCCGCCACTCAAACAGAAAGTACCGTCCGAACTTTCAGGCGGCCACGAAGCGCTCAAACGTGCCGCCAAGTGCCGCAACGTCAAGCGGAAATTGCTCGGAGACGAGCACGATGACGCCAGCAGGAAGACGGTGAAGTGCAAGTCGGTGGAGCCGACGCCCGCCGAGCCGGCGGCTCCAAGCGAAGGTGCCCCCAACTCGGGACGGGGCAGGCCCATTAAGAGACCCGCAAAGGCTCCCCGAGGTGAGCTACAAGCACAAACCGAAAAGCCTCCAGCTCAAATGTCCACAGAAccgttttactttgaaatgacTCATTTCGAAGGGAAGCCATTAGAATGTAGCAACCCAAATCGAGGCGGCGATCAGGATGCCACTGCCTCCAGGTTACGCAACGTAAAAGTTAACGGGAAGAAGCCCCGAGGGGATCCAAGGTCCAGGAAGTCTCGCTTCAGTCGAACCCAAGCGCACAACGCGACGCCCTCGGCCGTGGCCAAGGACCTCCCGACGCCTCCCAACCAAAGCGGGTCGGCCGGCCACCTGTTGCGCAGATACTCGTGCCCGGATATCCCCTCGCTCTTTGCCTCGCTTCCTCCCCAGCCGCCGCTGACTTTGGTCCCGGCGCACGAGCCGGCGGGCTCGCGACGCGCCCGCCGCCACACGGTGAGCTGCGGGGAGGTGGAGCGAGAGATGGCTCCGCTGTGCTTGCGCAAGGAGGTGTACCCGTCCAGGCGCTCCTTCCCCTGCGACGGGCAGAATCTGCCGCCCGCCCTCCTGCCCAGCTCTTCGCTGTCGGCGCTGGCATCCCGCTTCCTGTCCAGccccctggccttcctgtcgGGGGGAGGCCAAGGCAACGCGGTGACCGCCGGCATCACGGCATCAAGCCAGGCTGCCTCTGCGTCGGCTTCTTCGCCCAACACGGACTCCTTACTTGGCGCCTTCGAGGCCTGCGCCAGGTAAACTTCTCCTATTTCTTCCCATATCCAACCCATTAAGGTAACTGTTCAAAAGGAAATTTAAATAATGACATTTATTAAatgttcctgattgtaaagtgtccttgggtgtctcgaaaggcgcttataaataaaatgtattattattattgttattattgttaattTGATCAATTATTACCATagcccaaaacttttttttttaagttacaaAGGGAGGTGTTAATTGACATTACAAAgtatcatttttaaatgaaatacaatacTTACATGAAACATAAACGTTGATGACTATCAGTGATCAAATATTATGCATGCGTTATTGCATAATgttataaatcaataaaatcctAATTTGCCTCACAGGAGTGTAGTAGTAATCTATAAACtttttgaagtaaaaataatGATTAATTCAAACAATTATGCGTAagaatggattttaaaaaaagttgatcaATCAATACAATTTTAGAAGTAAAACTTGATGAATAAAGTGTATTTGATGCAAAGTGTATCTTGATatca
This region of Hippocampus zosterae strain Florida chromosome 17, ASM2543408v3, whole genome shotgun sequence genomic DNA includes:
- the cd2bp2 gene encoding CD2 antigen cytoplasmic tail-binding protein 2, which codes for MSKRKVTFADGDGVGLDDGVGLDDEVPNKKPTLEVSSGPGSRFKGKHSLDSDEEDDGEDTQSNKYDILASDDVDGQENATIDYDEGVSITPFNLEEEMQEGHFDSEGNYFVKKEELIRDNWLDNIDWVRIKEQPFKQKKKGLGAKRKRRAGDEDEAEEEKKREEQQENKEGGEDEEEDEAEEPEPAEDPLASLTQKQLTEALVELLLPGETVSAALRRLAGLGGQKRGKLRDTGANAAENKRDTEKLDRLTSLADRLVASGMYSIYQQTQEKLAYTLKSMSSKRPASTSKEEDEDELDMFGEKFDEKHTARAEEEEDKRVSEEVMWEYKWDNEDKSEVYGPFTSQQMQDWVDEGYFSSGVYCRRLDQEGSQFYNSKRLDFELYT
- the prr14 gene encoding uncharacterized protein prr14 isoform X1; its protein translation is MLTLPSNSLAHLVFPMDGDAISPNPFCSASPHNEPSPPPPPPPLLPLPSITPRASDGTSDRRRSGRIQAIKTQDPRVEEIVETPSTCNPSSFKRHANDLVQLSQSKQPRVESTFEEEKQQQDGCDFNAAAEFQNTEKDFAEDQDEGLLESLDRTTACQSLSRAADVSNSAPAGWLMGPLFQSLKSKMASFTEIVMSPVKLFQDKKHLTPEIQPDNTGESSEAHREPSETGTREAKESSFTLVLQPGSDSCHSRRLFSTSPDEIRVPFPANQESKPLVQEPTVKTADTIEKAKVSTLPKTRPRNLNAEKSPPLYSCHVQLEHLHYVAHDVSRHETNHVDGTRHETNSGFVRSKRTLGTKARTERKRLKSEIKNGPEAPPLKQKVPSELSGGHEALKRAAKCRNVKRKLLGDEHDDASRKTVKCKSVEPTPAEPAAPSEGAPNSGRGRPIKRPAKAPRGELQAQTEKPPAQMSTEPFYFEMTHFEGKPLECSNPNRGGDQDATASRLRNVKVNGKKPRGDPRSRKSRFSRTQAHNATPSAVAKDLPTPPNQSGSAGHLLRRYSCPDIPSLFASLPPQPPLTLVPAHEPAGSRRARRHTVSCGEVEREMAPLCLRKEVYPSRRSFPCDGQNLPPALLPSSSLSALASRFLSSPLAFLSGGGQGNAVTAGITASSQAASASASSPNTDSLLGAFEACASVNASAGGSDNGTPGKAEEDEDKLDDATVAQREEKSLSDSELKEAAKRENPGKVSSIRIRRALPKPQNNLTPMGLPKAIRLKKKQFSLEEIYTNKNFSKPER
- the prr14 gene encoding uncharacterized protein prr14 isoform X2, whose protein sequence is MLTLPSNSLAHLVFPMDGDAISPNPFCSASPHNEPSPPPPPPPLLPLPSITPRASDGTSDRRRSGRIQAIKTQDPRVEEIVETPSTCNPSSFKRHANDLVQLSQSKQPRVESTFEEEKQQQDGCDFNAAAEFQNTEKDFAEDQDEGLLESLDRTTACQSLSRAADVSNSAPAGWLMGPLFQSLKSKMASFTEIVMSPVKLFQDKKHLTPEIQPDNTGESSEAHREPSETGTREAKESSFTLVLQPGSDSCHSRRLFSTSPDEIRVPFPANQESKPLVQEPTVKTADTIEKAKVSTLPKTRPRNLNAEKSPPLYSCHVQLEHLHYVAHDVSRHETNHVDGTRHETNSGFVRSKRTLGTKARTERKRLKSEIKNGPEAPPLKQKVPSELSGGHEALKRAAKCRNVKRKLLGDEHDDASRKTVKCKSVEPTPAEPAAPSEGAPNSGRGRPIKRPAKAPRGELQAQTEKPPAQMSTEPFYFEMTHFEGKPLECSNPNRGGDQDATASRLRNVKVNGKKPRGDPRSRKSRFSRTQAHNATPSAVAKDLPTPPNQSGSAGHLLRRYSCPDIPSLFASLPPQPPLTLVPAHEPAGSRRARRHTVSCGEVEREMAPLCLRKEVYPSRRSFPCDGQNLPPALLPSSSLSALASRFLSSPLAFLSGGGQGNAVTAGITASSQAASASASSPNTDSLLGAFEACAR